The Candidatus Hydrogenedentota bacterium genome includes the window AGGAGAGATTCCAGGCCATGACGCCCAGGAAGTACTGGGCCTTCTGTTCCGGCGTGAGGGAGCCGTGGTCGAGGTACGTCGCGCTCAGGCTGGGGACGAGCGGGATCAGGAACATGACGCCCATGCCCACCACGGCCAGCGCGCCGACCAGAATCAGGTCCCACTTTTTCCACGGACCGCGCAGCAGATACTTCCAGTTCATGCCCGGCAGGCACGCGGCGAAGGGCACGAGAAACCAGAACACGAACTTGAACAGGTCGAAACCCGCCCACGGCGTGCCCCGGAGATCGGGAAAGGTATTCGAGAGATGCCAGTCCAGACGCGACCACGGAAAGGGCCATTGCACACGCATCGCGATCAGGGAATCGACCCCGAGGGCGATGTCTACGTATACAATGACGAGTACCGTTACCCAGAGAGCACGGTATTGGTCGGTTCTTCGGGGCGGGGTGTTAACGTGCAAGTTTTTTCCCTTCTTTGATGTCGGGAAAGGGGCACAATTCCCGCAGGGTGCATTCCGAGCACTTCGGCGCGCGCGCAGAGCACACCGCGCGACCATGAAACACCATAAAGTGGGAGAAAAGCGTCCAGTGGGCCGGTGGCCAGACCTTCATGAGGTCCTTTTCGATTTTGACGGCATCCTGATTCTTCGTGAATCCAAGCCGGTTCGCCACACGCGTGCAGTGGGTGTCCACCACAACGCCCTGATGGCCAAAGCATTCACCCAGCACCACGTTGGCTGTTTTTCGCCCCACCCCCGCGAGCTGGACCAAATCCTCCATCCGTCCGGGGACCTCGCCGTTGAACTTCTCCACCAGGCTCTGGCAGGTGAGCATGATGTTCTTCGCCTTCTGTCGGTAGAAGCCACAGGAGTGGATAAGCTTCTCCACTTCCTTCACATCCGCTTCCAGGAAGGACTGCGGCGTGGGGAAGCGGGCGAAAAGATCCTTCGCCACGATGTTTACCCGCGCGTCGGTACACTGGGCCGCAAGCGCGGTCATGATTACGAGCTGAAAAGGGCTGTGATAGTCCAAAGTACAGCGCACATCCGGGTACAGTTCACAAAGGCGGGCGTAGACCTCGATGGCGCGCTCGCGCTGCGCACCGGGGGCGGTACGAATTCTGGGGGCAGCTTTCACGCTGTTACTCCTGCCATGTTGGCTCCACCAGTCTGGGACCGTCACAGCCACGATGGAACCGTCTTTTTTCGAGCCGCTATAGTACTCACGAGGGAGGGTTAATGTCACTCCCTTGACTCGTGGCAAAAGCAGTTGGCCAGCCTACTTGCCTGTTCACCCCGGGGTATGGCGCGTTACAAAGGCCGCCGGAGGTCGACTGTAACTCATCGCACGGGCTGGCTATTGGCATTGACTTCGCAAGGAATGCGGTGTAGAGTTGGCCTGTGAGATTCGAATGGGACAAGCAGAAGAATGCGGAAAACCAGGCCAGACATGGGGTCTCCTTTGAAGAAGTTCGGGAGCTTTTTACTTCCGGGCACGATTATCTCGAATTGTACGATGAGGTTCATTCGACCTTCGAAGATCGATTTATGGTCATCGGCTTCGTATCCAGAGGGTTGGGCGTCGTTGTAATGACCGAAAGAGATGACGACGTCATTCGCATTATCAGCGCCCGATGGGCTACCCCGCGGGAGCAACGCAGGTATAATGAATACATGGAACACCGCCATGACTGATATACCAGAACTGACAGAAGCGGATTTCGCCGCGGCAATACCCGCGAGCGTGCGCAACAGGCTCACGGAGGGCAAAGTTGCATCCGGCAGCGACATTGTTGCACTGCGTCACTTCGTACGAATGACAGAAGTGGAATTCGCCGAGGCCATGGGTGTCAGTGTCAACACGCTGCGCAACTGGGAGCAAGGCCACTGGCGTCCGGAAGGTCCCGCGCTGGCATTACTGCGAATTGCCGCCCGCCACCCGCGAATTATTCGCGAGAGTCTCAACTCGGTCGCCACGGCATAGGGACAGCCCCGCCAGTCAAGGCGCATCGCTTTTGGTCCAAAACTGCAGATGAAGCGATGTGTCTCGTTGTGGGTGCGTATCATGTGGCGATGCTGTCCCTATGATTTTCGCCACGCCAGCAGCTCCTCCGCCGACCAGCAATTGATCACGTGCTCCGGCCCGAGCCAGCCTTTGCGGGCGATACCGACGCCGTACTGCACGTTGTTCAGCCCGTCGATGCTATGAGCATCGGGTCCGATGGAGAAGAGCACCCCCTTGTCGCGCCCCTGCCGGATGAAACGCCAGTCGATATCCAGCCGCTTGCAACTGGCGTTAATTTCGACCGCCACCTTGTTCGCCACGCAGGCGTCGAAGATTTTCTCCATGTCGAGCGAAAAACCCTTGCGCGAGAGGAGCAGGCGCCCCGTCGGATGCCCCAGTATGGCTGTATACGGGTTTTCAATCGCAGCGATAACGCGCCTGGTGGCTTCTTTCTCGTCCATGTCCAGCTTGTTGTGGACCGACGCGATGACCAGATCGAAACTTGCCAATACATCGTCGTCATAATCCAACGAGCCGTCAATCCGGATATCGGATTCGATGCCGGAGAGGATACGAAAGCCATGAAACTGGCTGTTCAGTGCCGCAATCTCGCGCTGTTGCTGGAGTATCCGGTCCGGCTTCAGCCCGCCCGCATAACCCGCCGACTGGCTGTGATCGGTAATCAACAGGTATTGATAGCCCTGTTCCCGCGTGGCCTCGGCCATGTCCGCGAGGGTGTGCTGTCCGTCGCTGTAGGTCGAATGACAGTGAATCAGACCCTTGAGCTGATGCTGCTCGAGCAGGCCCGGGGTCTCGGTCAAGGTGAACTCACCTCGATCTTCGCGCAATTCCGGCGGGATGAAGGGGAGACCCAGGGCTTTGTAAATGGACTCTTCGGAGTCGCATTCCACCAGCGACTCGTCCTCCTTGAAGAGCCCATATTCGTTCAGTTTCAGCCCCCGCTCCTTAGCGCGCTGGCGCAGCACCACGTTGTGCTCTTTGCTGCCGGTGAAGTGGAGGAGGGTATAGGGGAACTGACTCGCCTCCACCACGCGCAGGTCCGCGCCGATGCCCGAGGCGAAGCGTACCGAGGACTTGGTCTCGCCGTGGCCGATGACCTGCACCACGTCCGGCGCATCCACGAAACACTGCATGAGGGCCTTTGCGTCGTCCGTGGTGGCGACCAGATCGATATCCTTGATGACTTCCTTGCGACGGCGCAGGCTGCCCGTCACCGCCAGGTCCTTCACCAGCTTCGACGCGGTTAAATGCGCCACGAGCGCACGCGCCTGGGACTCGGCCTTGTTGTAGAGAAAGGATCCCGTGTGGGCGCGCGTAAATTCAATGCCTTCCAGAATCTTGGTCTGCATTTTCGCACCCATGCCCTTCAACGGCTTGATCGCGTCATTCTTGCAGGCCGCCTCCAGCTTGTCCATGGAATCGATGCCCAGGCTCTCGTACACCTGTTTAATGCGCTTCGCGCCCAGTCCGGGAATATCAAAGAGCTCGTAGATGGACGCGGGAAACTCGGACCGGAGCGCCGTAAGGTCGCTGCTTTCGCCCGAGGTGAATAGCTCCGTGATAATGGCCGCAAGCGCCTCGCCGATTCCCTTGATGGAGCGCAAACGTCCCTCAGAGACCACGGTAGCCAGGTCTTCCTCCAGCGCCTCAATCGTCCGCGCGCCGTTGACAAAAGAGCGAATACGAAAGGGGTTCTCCCCCTTGAGTTCCATCAACATCGCCATCTCCTCCAGCACCGCCGCTGCGCCCTGCTTATCCATGCGTTACTCCAACATAGCGGCCCGCGTAGAGACCAAGAAAAATTAAGCCAATGCCCAGCGCGTTCTGTCCGACAATGTAGGCCGCGGCAAGGCCCAATTGCCCCTCGCGCAGCATCGCACTGCCGTCCACCGCGAAGGTGGAGAAGGTGGTGAAGGACCCCATGAAGCCCACCAGCACCGCCAGCTTGGTGTGGTCGCTGAAGGGAATCCGGTGCTCCGCCACCGAAACGAAAATGCCAAAGGCAAGACAGCCCAACATATTGACCAGGAACGTGGCCCAGGGGAAGCCCGTCCAGCCGAGCTGCCGACAGAGGCCATAGACCCCATAGCGCGCCAGGGCGCCCAGAGCGCCCGAAAGGCCGACGACAAGGATTTTTAAGGCGATACTGGTGTTCACAGGGAGTTTCCGAAGGGTGAGCTGGTGCGCATATTGTATCAATTGACAATGGACAATTGACAATGGACAACGATCTGTTGGCCTCTGTTCTGGCGACAGTGGTTTTGGGGCAGATAAGACCGATAGGACCGATATGATCAATCGGTCCTATCCGTCGTATCGGTCAAATTCCCCGTTGTCAATTGGGCGTGTCAATTGTCCATTCCCCTCCCTCAACTGCTACAATTCCCCATCAAATCCAACTAACCCCGGAGTATCCCCCGTGCAATTTCGTACCCGAGCCATCCACGCCGGACAGGGTCCCGACCCGCTTCATGGCGCGGTCATGACCCCGGTCTACCAGACCTCAACCTTCGCCTTCAACGCGCCCGATGACTCGGGTGAGTTTGACTATTCCCGTTCGGGCAATCCGACCCGCAAGGCGCTGGAAGAATGCCTCGCTTCTTTGGAGAATGGCACGCGCGGTTTCGCCTTTGCCACGGGCATGGCGGCGGAAACGACGCTCCTCATGCTCCTTAACGCGGGCGACCACCTGATCCTCAGCCACGAGTGCTACGGCGGCACCTACCGCGTCGCCATGAACGTCATCAAGAGCAAGGGGATCGAAATCGATCTCCTCGATCTCACCGATCTGCCCGCGGTGCGCCACGCCATCAAGCCAAACACCAAAATGATCTGGATCGAATCCCCAACCAATCCCCTCATGACCGTGGTGGACCTCGAAGCCCTGGCAAAAATTGGCCAGGCCAACAACATCCTCACCGTCGTGGACAATACCTTCCTGTCGCCCTACCTCCAGAACCCCCTGGACCTCGGCATCGACATCGTGGTCCATTCCACAACCAAGTACATCAACGGCCACTCCGACGTGGTCGGCGGCGGCGTCGTGGTAAAGGACGAAGAGCTGGGCAACCGAATCTACTACCTGCAGAATGCCATCGGCGCGGTTCAAGGCCCTTGGGACAGTTTCCTTGTGCTGCGCGGCATCAAGACCCTCGCCCTGCGCATGGACGCCCACCTGAAAAATGCCCAGGCCCTTGCGGAGTTCCTCGAAGCCCATCCAAAGATTGAAAAAGTGCTCTATCCCGGTCTGCCGAGCCATCCCCACTACGCACTGAACAAGAAGCAGGCCCGCGGCGCGGGGGGGACCTTCTCCTTTTACGTCAAGGGCGGTGTCACCGAAGCCTACGACCTCCTCGGCAAGCTCGAGCTCTTCTCCCAGGCCGTCTCCCTCGGCGGTGTAGAGTCCCTCATCGAATATCCCTGGACCATGACCCACGGCACCATCCCCGAGCAGGCCAGAAGAGAAATGGGTATCGCGGAAAATCTGATCCGCGTTTCGGTGGGCCTGGAGGATATTGTTGATTTGATAGCGGATTTCGAGCGCGCGCTGGGGTAGGAACCAAACGTTCTTAACCACCACTGGACGCGAATCTTGTCATCTTGCGTTACCCTGGATTTCATTTTGTTCTTTCGGCCCGAAGGGTCACGACAGCATAGCCCCGGGCAACGCTCAGGGTTAGAACGCTCAATCGTCCCAGCCCTGAAAGGGCAAAACATGGGCGTAGGGCAAGGGGCCTCGGCTTCCCGCCCTGAGCCTCCAAAGGTTGACTGCCCACGCCGCCCGTCGCACCATAGATTCGCGGCAGTTCTCACTGTGGAGAAACACAATGGTTCAAGCAGACGAAACCTAGAGTCTACTCGAATTTACCCAACACGCCATGGACCACATCGCCCGCCTCAGATCCAGCGGGCAGCCGGAGGTTTTGACGGTGGACGGGAAAGCCGAGGTAGTCGTTCAAAATGCGGCAGCCTACCAGGCCCTCCTGGACCGGCTGGATTCCATTGAGGCCGTCGCGGCCGTAAGGGCATCCATGGTCGAATTCGAACGCGGCGAAGGAATCCCGGTTCGGGAGGGGTTCGCGGCGTTGAGATCGCGCAGGGACTGACGCGGACCCGCGCGCCATGGTAGCGGAAATACCGGTAAATTGAAGGGGTTCTTATACGAGCGTTATTGATTGCAGGGTCCGTGGCTGTCCCGTCGTGGCCCGAGCGCACTCGGCGCAATCACAGCGCCCGTATTCAGGGGCAATGTCGCGGACTGAGCACCTGTTGGCGTATTCCGTCCATTTCCCCAACGACGGGACGGCCACGCGCGCTGACGAGCTTCCTACTTTTCACCGGGCCCTATGCAACGATAGTGAAATTAGCTCGGTGACGGTCCGCCTGCGCGCGTCAGTCCCTATGTGATCCCGTGAACGGGTGCAATTAAAGAGTCACCCATCTCATACTCCCGAAAGGCACCACATGGCCACACTCGAACGCGCCCTCGTCATTGCCGCCGAAGCCCATCAGGGCGCCACGGACAAAGGAGGAGCGCCCTACATCCTGCACCCGCTCCGGCTCATGCACCAGATGACCACGGTGGACGAACGAATCGTCGCCCTCCTCCATGACGTGGTGGAGGACTCCCCCTGGACCCTCGACGCCCTCCGCGCAGAAGGATTTTCCGAGGAAGTCGTGTCGGCGGTCGACAGCCTCACCCGCCGGGAGGGCGAGACCTATGAGGACTTTATCAAGCGCGGCGCGGTCAATCCCCTCGCGTGCCGGGTAAAACTCGCCGATATCGAAGACAATATGGACGTGCGTCGCCTCGGGGAGATTGGCGAGAAGGACCTGGAGCGCTTGCAGCGCTACCAGCGCGCACGAAGCGTAATTCTGGAAGCGATGGGGGAGAATACGTAACAAGGCATGAAATAGTTACACCAGGAGGGCAGGAGGATTCACGACGGGAAGGTGATAGTGGCGTCGCGCGATTTCGGAAGATATTCAGTCACTCGTGGCATCTAGTCGTCTTGAGGCGTTGCACGCAAAGGCGCGGAGGCGCAAAGAAATAATTCGATTGGACCCCGCACAGATTGCAGGGTAAATTCAAAGTTGTAGAACGCTTCCTTTTCCTCATTCTTCTTCGTGTGCTTCGTGCTCTTCGTGGTGAAACATTTGATTGCGGCCAACGGCAGCGCCACGCCCATCCGTGATCAACCTGTTCCTCACACCCCCAACGCAATCCCCAGCACCTCATGCATCTGCGACACGAAGTGCACGGTCAGCTTTTCCTTTATGTTCTCCGGCACGTCTTCTTCCCACATGGCGCGGCAGCCTTCGGGCAGGATGACTTCCTTCACTTTGGCGCGTGAGGCCGCCAGGACCTTTTCCTTGATGCCGCCCACCGGCAAAACCATACCGCGCAGGGTGATCTCGCCGGTCATGGCGAGGCCGCTTTTCACCCGTTTTCCGGTCATAAGCGAGGTCATGGCCGTGAGCATGGCGACGCCCGCGCTGGGGCCGTCTTTGGGCGTGGCGCCGGCGGGCACGTGGATGTGTACGTCGTGGTCCGCGAAGGCGTCGTCGGCGATGCCGAATTGGGCCGCGTTGGCGCGCAGGTAGCTCAGCGCCGTTCGGGCGCTTTCCTTCATCACGTCGCCGAGTTGTCCCGTGAGGATGAGGGTGCCTTTACCCGACATGCGCGTCGCCTCGATGAAGAGGATATCGCCCCCAACCGCCGTCCAGGCGAGGCCGATGACCACGCCGGGCTGACGGGTGCGCTCGGCCATGTCATAGCGCACTTTTTCCGGGCCAAGGTGCTCCCGCAGCTCGGCGATGTTGATCGTGATGGGCTTTTTCCGGCGGCTGGCAAATTTGCGCGCGCTGCCTCGGCAGATGTGGCCAATTTCCCGTTCGAGATTGCGTACCCCCGCTTCGCGCGTATAATTCGAGATGATGGTCCGCAGGGCGGCGGGGGAGAACTTGAGCTGGTCCGCCGAAATACCATGGGCTTCCAACTGGCGGGGCACCAGGTAGCGCTTCGCGATCTCAAACTTCTCTTCTTGAGTGTACCCCGCGATATCGATAATTTCCATGCGATCGCGCAGGGCCCAGGGTATCGTATCGCCCACGTTCGCCGTGGCGATAAACATGAACTTTGACAAATCAAAGGGTAGATTCAGATAGTTGTCGGTAAAGGTGTTGTTCTGCGCGGGATCCAGCACCTCCAGCAAGGCCGACGACGGATCGCCGCGAAAGTCGTTGCCGATCTTGTCCAGCTCATCCAGAATGACCACGGGATTGCGCGACTGGACCTTGCGCGCGAGCTGGATGATGCGGCCGGGCATGGCGCCCACGTAGGTGCGGCGGTGTCCGCGGATTTCGGCCTCGTCGCGCAAGCCGCCCAGGGCAATTCGGCCGAATTCGCGGCCCAGGGCCTTGGCGATGGATTTTCCCAGGGAGGTCTTGCCCACACCCGGGGGGCCAATAAAGCACAGAATCGGCCCCTGGGCGTCGGGCTTCAGCTTGCGCACCGCCAGGTATTCCAGGATGCGCTTCTTCACCCGCTCCAGGCCGAAGTGGTCCTCGTCCAGGATGGCCTCGGCCCGCTTGATGTCCAGCCGGTCCCGGGTGGACTTGTTCCAGGGCAGCTCCAGCACGGTATCGAGGTACGTCAGGATGACATGGTAGTCCCCGCTCGATTCATGAAGGCGCGCCAGCCGATCCACTTCGCGCAGGAGCTCCTTGCGCACGTCTTCCCCCGCATCCAGCGCCTCCACGCGCTTGCGGTAGTTTTCAGCCTCACTTTTCTGCGCCTCGCCCTCGCCCAACTCCTCTTGAATGGCGCGAAGCTGCTGCCGCAGGAAAAACTCCCGCTGCCCCTTGTCGAAGGCGCTTTTCACATTCTCGTGGAGCTTGCTGGAGAGCTCCATGATCTCCAGTTCGCGCTGGAGC containing:
- the nth gene encoding endonuclease III — protein: MRTAPGAQRERAIEVYARLCELYPDVRCTLDYHSPFQLVIMTALAAQCTDARVNIVAKDLFARFPTPQSFLEADVKEVEKLIHSCGFYRQKAKNIMLTCQSLVEKFNGEVPGRMEDLVQLAGVGRKTANVVLGECFGHQGVVVDTHCTRVANRLGFTKNQDAVKIEKDLMKVWPPAHWTLFSHFMVFHGRAVCSARAPKCSECTLRELCPFPDIKEGKKLAR
- a CDS encoding BrnT family toxin, whose translation is MRFEWDKQKNAENQARHGVSFEEVRELFTSGHDYLELYDEVHSTFEDRFMVIGFVSRGLGVVVMTERDDDVIRIISARWATPREQRRYNEYMEHRHD
- a CDS encoding type II toxin-antitoxin system MqsA family antitoxin codes for the protein MNTWNTAMTDIPELTEADFAAAIPASVRNRLTEGKVASGSDIVALRHFVRMTEVEFAEAMGVSVNTLRNWEQGHWRPEGPALALLRIAARHPRIIRESLNSVATA
- the polX gene encoding DNA polymerase/3'-5' exonuclease PolX; this encodes MDKQGAAAVLEEMAMLMELKGENPFRIRSFVNGARTIEALEEDLATVVSEGRLRSIKGIGEALAAIITELFTSGESSDLTALRSEFPASIYELFDIPGLGAKRIKQVYESLGIDSMDKLEAACKNDAIKPLKGMGAKMQTKILEGIEFTRAHTGSFLYNKAESQARALVAHLTASKLVKDLAVTGSLRRRKEVIKDIDLVATTDDAKALMQCFVDAPDVVQVIGHGETKSSVRFASGIGADLRVVEASQFPYTLLHFTGSKEHNVVLRQRAKERGLKLNEYGLFKEDESLVECDSEESIYKALGLPFIPPELREDRGEFTLTETPGLLEQHQLKGLIHCHSTYSDGQHTLADMAEATREQGYQYLLITDHSQSAGYAGGLKPDRILQQQREIAALNSQFHGFRILSGIESDIRIDGSLDYDDDVLASFDLVIASVHNKLDMDEKEATRRVIAAIENPYTAILGHPTGRLLLSRKGFSLDMEKIFDACVANKVAVEINASCKRLDIDWRFIRQGRDKGVLFSIGPDAHSIDGLNNVQYGVGIARKGWLGPEHVINCWSAEELLAWRKS
- a CDS encoding CrcB family protein, with translation MNTSIALKILVVGLSGALGALARYGVYGLCRQLGWTGFPWATFLVNMLGCLAFGIFVSVAEHRIPFSDHTKLAVLVGFMGSFTTFSTFAVDGSAMLREGQLGLAAAYIVGQNALGIGLIFLGLYAGRYVGVTHG
- a CDS encoding PLP-dependent transferase — its product is MINRSYPSYRSNSPLSIGRVNCPFPSLNCYNSPSNPTNPGVSPVQFRTRAIHAGQGPDPLHGAVMTPVYQTSTFAFNAPDDSGEFDYSRSGNPTRKALEECLASLENGTRGFAFATGMAAETTLLMLLNAGDHLILSHECYGGTYRVAMNVIKSKGIEIDLLDLTDLPAVRHAIKPNTKMIWIESPTNPLMTVVDLEALAKIGQANNILTVVDNTFLSPYLQNPLDLGIDIVVHSTTKYINGHSDVVGGGVVVKDEELGNRIYYLQNAIGAVQGPWDSFLVLRGIKTLALRMDAHLKNAQALAEFLEAHPKIEKVLYPGLPSHPHYALNKKQARGAGGTFSFYVKGGVTEAYDLLGKLELFSQAVSLGGVESLIEYPWTMTHGTIPEQARREMGIAENLIRVSVGLEDIVDLIADFERALG
- a CDS encoding type II toxin-antitoxin system Phd/YefM family antitoxin yields the protein MDHIARLRSSGQPEVLTVDGKAEVVVQNAAAYQALLDRLDSIEAVAAVRASMVEFERGEGIPVREGFAALRSRRD
- a CDS encoding HD domain-containing protein, giving the protein MATLERALVIAAEAHQGATDKGGAPYILHPLRLMHQMTTVDERIVALLHDVVEDSPWTLDALRAEGFSEEVVSAVDSLTRREGETYEDFIKRGAVNPLACRVKLADIEDNMDVRRLGEIGEKDLERLQRYQRARSVILEAMGENT
- the lon gene encoding endopeptidase La is translated as MVNVHYDATATGGGGVSSTAPAPKFSTARFLFVPDNETPRGNLPMAVPRDFPDALPLIIMQDQVVFPLALVPISIRSESEFRLINDVHNGDRLVAIAAAKDGEELKQSMADVYDVGCIARIVQVQHGHNGHVDVMLQTLKRCRITGFIRREPYPVARILPMEDIIKDQQKLDALAATIKTQMGQLIALSPNIPDGVKIIIESVENPSYLADMVAGNLSISKEEKQRILALMEPQERITRLMYVLQRELEIMELSSKLHENVKSAFDKGQREFFLRQQLRAIQEELGEGEAQKSEAENYRKRVEALDAGEDVRKELLREVDRLARLHESSGDYHVILTYLDTVLELPWNKSTRDRLDIKRAEAILDEDHFGLERVKKRILEYLAVRKLKPDAQGPILCFIGPPGVGKTSLGKSIAKALGREFGRIALGGLRDEAEIRGHRRTYVGAMPGRIIQLARKVQSRNPVVILDELDKIGNDFRGDPSSALLEVLDPAQNNTFTDNYLNLPFDLSKFMFIATANVGDTIPWALRDRMEIIDIAGYTQEEKFEIAKRYLVPRQLEAHGISADQLKFSPAALRTIISNYTREAGVRNLEREIGHICRGSARKFASRRKKPITINIAELREHLGPEKVRYDMAERTRQPGVVIGLAWTAVGGDILFIEATRMSGKGTLILTGQLGDVMKESARTALSYLRANAAQFGIADDAFADHDVHIHVPAGATPKDGPSAGVAMLTAMTSLMTGKRVKSGLAMTGEITLRGMVLPVGGIKEKVLAASRAKVKEVILPEGCRAMWEEDVPENIKEKLTVHFVSQMHEVLGIALGV